A genomic window from Nicotiana sylvestris chromosome 11, ASM39365v2, whole genome shotgun sequence includes:
- the LOC104249190 gene encoding uncharacterized protein — protein MASFSGLGIGLSFVFGCILMGLVAELYYLLWVKKRIPKSESEDEYSSSSSYGTELFHLFCWKKPNSVSNISSQELNNTLRNQEMNGQDQDLELGNSKDLLLKGYGEDSVESELMRLHNLCGPPRFLFTIKEETKEDLESEDGKSRGERSRTCSRTRSLSDLILTPLSSPPIKGHNLDSYNCQGFNPLFESSTETELNRLRSSPPPKFKFLRDAEEKLIRKLIEEAEKRGLKNEISFQDSAIKKPFANEEKQRQQQVGSGEGNVYANLIPTPRDREVVSRRPSAQEGDKRLANEEKGSFISFLGKSKLREPLQQLQVQNSTSVKVIPLASSPSTYKPVDNESVMV, from the coding sequence ATGGCATCTTTTAGTGGTTTAGGAATTGGTTTGAGTTTTGTTTTTGGATGTATACTCATGGGACTTGTAGCAGAGTTGTATTACTTATTATGGGTAAAGAAAAGAATCCCAAAGAGTGAATCAGAGGATgaatacagcagcagcagcagttatGGGACTGAACTTTTTCATCTTTTCTGTTGGAAGAAGCCTAATTCAGTATCCAATATTAGCAGTCAAGAACTAAACAACACACTGAGAAATCAAGAAATGAATGGTCAAGATCAAGATTTGGAGTTAGGAAATAGCAAAGATTTGCTACTAAAAGGGTATGGTGAAGATAGTGTGGAGTCAGAATTAATGAGGTTACACAATCTTTGTGGACCTCCAAGATTTTTATTTACAATTAAAGAGGAAACAAAGGAAGATTTGGAATCTGAAGATGGTAAATCAAGAGGTGAAAGAAGTAGAACTTGTTCAAGAACAAGAAGTTTAAGTGACTTAATTCTTACTCCTTTATCTTCACCACCAATTAAAGGTCACAATCTTGATTCTTACAATTGCCAAGGATTCAATCCTCTCTTTGAATCTTCAACAGAAACTGAACTAAACAGATTAAGATCTTCACCCCCACCAAAATTCAAGTTCCTAAGAGATGCTGAAGAGAAACTTATAAGAAAATTGATTGAAGAAGCTGAGAAAAGGGGTCTAAAAAatgagatttcttttcaagatTCTGCAATTAAAAAACCATTTGCTAATGAGGAGAAACAACGACAACAACAAgttgggtctggggagggtaatgtttACGCAAACCTTATCCCAACCCCgagggatagagaggttgtttccaggagaccctcagctcaagaaggCGACAAGAGACTTGCTAATGAGGAGAAAGGgtcatttatttcatttcttgGTAAGAGCAAATTGAGAGAGCCACTTCAACAATTACAAGTTCAGAATTCAACTTCTGTAAAGGTAATTCCATTGGCTTCTTCACCTTCAACTTACAAGCCAGTTGATAATGAATCTGTTATGGTTTAA